From a region of the Coffea arabica cultivar ET-39 chromosome 3e, Coffea Arabica ET-39 HiFi, whole genome shotgun sequence genome:
- the LOC113737043 gene encoding F-box/kelch-repeat protein At3g06240 isoform X2, whose translation MVVVTAVEEGEEKEKEPKAVLDKEGEEVVAFVYGSSSMQNNVVLKSATMSAYIPQLFTEVLIRLPLKALARFQCVSKSWKAQIDNLQFVKMHYDRTKESDSAEVRILVGGSNYGTHKLFSINVHDILSFDLDEVCGRAKKIKISHKLNHGIYELHDFYGCQILGSCNGLICLGLLFGTAPLALTFVNPLTRKKWDLPWFPKHYPGGTSHHYGFGYNEVTDDYMLVVLTENPSIEVMVYSFNSNSWKVLDSPFEGATAFDDQVRGVFIGKALHWVMRDWNSMDVFVVAFDLQTEQFYSMLLPEYPGGSIHWNVCLGSSGGCLSAVFIGRYPTYVVDMWVMRKYADEDSWFKYTLKLPICRLYTSVVPIALTKGYNHHVLLQIMFDSFNEGSNSLLLYNLKGRSATFLRNPVALSTLAACVCSGSLLLPSGGRARRGSLLSGGLGRC comes from the coding sequence TTGAAGTCTGCAACCATGTCTGCATATATTCCTCAGCTCTTCACCGAGGTGCTAATAAGGTTACCCCTGAAAGCTCTTGCACGATTTCAGTGTGTATCGAAATCATGGAAAGCTCAGATTGACAATTTGCAATTCGTCAAGATGCATTATGACAGAACAAAGGAGTCTGACTCGGCTGAAGTTCGTATTCTTGTTGGAGGTTCTAATTATGGCACTCATAAACTCTTCTCCATAAATGTACATGATATTCTTAGCTTTGATCTTGATGAAGTATGTGGAAGAGCTAAAAAAATCAAGATCTCCCATAAACTAAATCATGGTATTTATgaacttcatgatttttatggATGTCAAATCCTTGGATCATGTAATGGCCTAATATGTCTTGGTTTACTATTTGGAACTGCACCTTTAGCTCTGACCTTTGTGAATCCTTTAACTCGAAAGAAATGGGATTTACCGTGGTTCCCTAAACATTACCCTGGAGGAACTAGTCATCATTATGGTTTTGGGTACAACGAAGTTACTGATGACTACATGTTGGTAGTTTTAACTGAAAATCCTTCTATAGAAGTCATGGTTTATAGCTTTAATTCAAATTCTTGGAAGGTTTTGGATTCACCATTTGAGGGTGCGACAGCTTTTGATGATCAAGTTAGAGGTGTTTTCATTGGTAAGGCTTTGCATTGGGTCATGAGAGATTGGAATTCCATGGATGTTTTTGTTGTTGCCTTTGATCTCCAAACTGAGCAATTTTATTCCATGCTATTACCTGAGTACCCTGGTGGTAGCATTCACTGGAATGTATGTTTAGGGAGTTCGGGTGGTTGTCTTTCTGCAGTTTTTATTGGTAGGTATCCAACTTATGTTGTTGATATGTGGGTGATGAGAAAATATGCAGATGAGGATTCTTGGTTTAAGTATACTTTGAAGCTCCCAATTTGCAGACTGTATACTTCTGTTGTTCCCATTGCCTTGACCAAGGGTTATAACCATCATGTTCTTTTACAAATTATGTTTGATAGTTTCAATGAAGGCTCCAACTCTCTTCTCCTATACAACTTAAAGGGAAGGTCTGCAACATTCCTCCGTAATCCTGTTGCACTTTCAACTTTGGCTGCATGTGTTTGTTCTGGAAGCCTCCTCCTGCCTTCTGGTGGTCGCGCAAGAAGAGGAAGCCTTCTTTCCGGTGGTCTTGGACGTTGTTGA
- the LOC113737043 gene encoding F-box/kelch-repeat protein At3g06240 isoform X3, translated as MSAYIPQLFTEVLIRLPLKALARFQCVSKSWKAQIDNLQFVKMHYDRTKESDSAEVRILVGGSNYGTHKLFSINVHDILSFDLDEVCGRAKKIKISHKLNHGIYELHDFYGCQILGSCNGLICLGLLFGTAPLALTFVNPLTRKKWDLPWFPKHYPGGTSHHYGFGYNEVTDDYMLVVLTENPSIEVMVYSFNSNSWKVLDSPFEGATAFDDQVRGVFIGKALHWVMRDWNSMDVFVVAFDLQTEQFYSMLLPEYPGGSIHWNVCLGSSGGCLSAVFIGRYPTYVVDMWVMRKYADEDSWFKYTLKLPICRLYTSVVPIALTKGYNHHVLLQIMFDSFNEGSNSLLLYNLKGRSATFLRNPVALSTLAACVCSGSLLLPSGGRARRGSLLSGGLGRC; from the coding sequence ATGTCTGCATATATTCCTCAGCTCTTCACCGAGGTGCTAATAAGGTTACCCCTGAAAGCTCTTGCACGATTTCAGTGTGTATCGAAATCATGGAAAGCTCAGATTGACAATTTGCAATTCGTCAAGATGCATTATGACAGAACAAAGGAGTCTGACTCGGCTGAAGTTCGTATTCTTGTTGGAGGTTCTAATTATGGCACTCATAAACTCTTCTCCATAAATGTACATGATATTCTTAGCTTTGATCTTGATGAAGTATGTGGAAGAGCTAAAAAAATCAAGATCTCCCATAAACTAAATCATGGTATTTATgaacttcatgatttttatggATGTCAAATCCTTGGATCATGTAATGGCCTAATATGTCTTGGTTTACTATTTGGAACTGCACCTTTAGCTCTGACCTTTGTGAATCCTTTAACTCGAAAGAAATGGGATTTACCGTGGTTCCCTAAACATTACCCTGGAGGAACTAGTCATCATTATGGTTTTGGGTACAACGAAGTTACTGATGACTACATGTTGGTAGTTTTAACTGAAAATCCTTCTATAGAAGTCATGGTTTATAGCTTTAATTCAAATTCTTGGAAGGTTTTGGATTCACCATTTGAGGGTGCGACAGCTTTTGATGATCAAGTTAGAGGTGTTTTCATTGGTAAGGCTTTGCATTGGGTCATGAGAGATTGGAATTCCATGGATGTTTTTGTTGTTGCCTTTGATCTCCAAACTGAGCAATTTTATTCCATGCTATTACCTGAGTACCCTGGTGGTAGCATTCACTGGAATGTATGTTTAGGGAGTTCGGGTGGTTGTCTTTCTGCAGTTTTTATTGGTAGGTATCCAACTTATGTTGTTGATATGTGGGTGATGAGAAAATATGCAGATGAGGATTCTTGGTTTAAGTATACTTTGAAGCTCCCAATTTGCAGACTGTATACTTCTGTTGTTCCCATTGCCTTGACCAAGGGTTATAACCATCATGTTCTTTTACAAATTATGTTTGATAGTTTCAATGAAGGCTCCAACTCTCTTCTCCTATACAACTTAAAGGGAAGGTCTGCAACATTCCTCCGTAATCCTGTTGCACTTTCAACTTTGGCTGCATGTGTTTGTTCTGGAAGCCTCCTCCTGCCTTCTGGTGGTCGCGCAAGAAGAGGAAGCCTTCTTTCCGGTGGTCTTGGACGTTGTTGA
- the LOC113737273 gene encoding F-box protein CPR1-like — translation MSCRIPEELLFIEIFTRLPLKSLGRFICVSKSWRAQISNPHFIKQHYIRRKSSNSSEVKILLGGPHQGCYKLCSSDWDKIRDKNAKGLIKLSPELSQWGFAYGCEILGSCNGLVSLGLLAASWPVQIILLNPLTQKQWQLPPFNFYSSAELKPSYFEFGFGYDEVSDDYKLVVLVEFRSLSFELMCEAFHEIMAYGLKSNSWRRIRDPPFHALTNPHQRNGVFAGNALHWIMMDRVSDAPFIAAFDLSTEQFFNFPIPEYEDDDIDRGITLGNLDGCLSAVFHIKFDPCIQVHLWVMKDYGIKDSWTKYNVRLPIWGKWNFATPVACLNDSSQQILFQVGKKFLVQYDLEKMSTDFAHFLDDLDYCLVACVCFGSLIKPCGGGDGDGGINGTKAQSSKNDGEDHNIDIIN, via the coding sequence ATGTCTTGTAGGATTCCGGAGGAGCTTCTCTTCATTGAGATTTTCACCAGGTTACCTTTGAAGTCTCTTGGACGCTTTATATGTGTATCAAAATCATGGCGTGCTCAGATTAGCAATCCACATTTCATCAAGCAACATTATATCAGAAGAAAAAGCTCAAACTCTTCTGAAGTTAAGATTCTTCTTGGAGGACCTCATCAGGGCTGTTACAAGTTATGCTCCTCAGATTGGGACAAAATTCGTGACAAAAATGCCAAAGGACTGATTAAACTCTCTCCTGAGTTAAGTCAGTGGGGTTTTGCCTATGGTTGTGAAATTCTGGGCTCGTGCAATGGCCTAGTCAGTCTTGGATTACTCGCTGCATCTTGGCCGGTACAAATTATCCTCTTGAATCCTTTGACACAAAAGCAATGGCAATTGCCACCTTTCAATTTTTATTCTTCTGCAGAACTTAAGCCATCTTATTTTGAATTTGGTTTCGGTTATGATGAAGTTTCTGATGACTACAAGTTGGTGGTGTTGGTTGAGTTTAGGAGCTTGAGCTTTGAATTAATGTGTGAAGCATTCCATGAAATCATGGCTTATGGCCTGAAATCAAATTCATGGAGAAGGATTAGGGATCCCCCGTTTCACGCCTTAACTAATCCTCATCAACGAAATGGTGTTTTTGCTGGTAATGCTTTGCACTGGATTATGATGGATAGGGTGTCCGATGCTCCCTTTATTGCTGCCTTTGATCTTTCAACTGAGCAATTCTTTAATTTCCCAATTCCTGAATATGAAGATGATGACATCGATAGAGGAATCACTTTAGGAAACTTGGATGGTTGCCTTTCTGCTGTTTTTCATATCAAGTTTGATCCTTGTATCCAGGTTCACCTGTGGGTGATGAAAGATTATGGTATTAAGGATTCTTGGACTAAATATAATGTGAGGTTGCCAATTTGGGGAAAGTGGAATTTCGCAACCCCTGTGGCATGCTTGAATGATTCTAGTCAGCAAATTCTATTTCAAGTTGGCAAGAAGTTTCTCGTGCAATACGATCTTGAGAAGATGTCAACAGATTTTGCTCATTTTCTTGATGATCTAGATTATTGTCTGGTGGCATGTGTTTGCTTTGGCAGCCTTATCAAACCTTGCGGTGGTGGTGATGGAGATGGAGGAATTAATGGGACAAAAGCGCAAAGTTCCAAAAATGATGGCGAAGACCACAACATTGACATCATCAATTAA
- the LOC113737274 gene encoding F-box protein CPR1-like, which yields MRHRFIVINSLQTFKTSQMSDRIPEELLFIEILLRLPVKSLGRFRCVSKSWRARISNPHFIKQHDIRRKGSNSSEVKILLGGPHQGYYKLCSSDWDKICDQNSKELIKLSPELSQWGFAYGCEILGSCNGLVCLGLLAASWPVKIILLNPLTQKQWQLPPFSFYSLAEFKTSYYEFGFGYDEDSDDYKLVVLTECRRPSFELIYESFHEIMAYSLKSNSWRKIKDSPFQALTNPHQRNGVFAGNALHWIMLDRASHAPFIAAFDLSTEQFFDLPMPEYEDYNIDRGITLGSLDGCLSTVFHIKFDPCIQVHLWVMKDYGIKDSWTKYNVRLPIWGNWNFATPVACLNDSSQQILFQVGKKFLVQYDLEKMSADFAHFLDDLDYCLVACVCFGSLIQPCGGGDGDGGNNGTKAQSSKNDGEDDNIDLIN from the coding sequence ATGCGCCACAGATTCATTGTCATCAACTCTTTGCAAACCTTCAAAACTTCTCAAATGTCTGATAGGATTCCTGAGGAGCTTCTCTTCATTGAGATTCTCCTAAGGTTACCTGTGAAGTCTCTTGGACGTTTCAGATGTGTATCAAAATCATGGCGTGCTCGAATCAGCAATCCACATTTCATCAAGCAACATGATATCAGAAGAAAAGGTTCAAACTCTTCTGAAGTTAAGATTCTTCTTGGAGGACCCCACCAGGGCTATTACAAGTTATGCTCCTCAGATTGGGACAAAATTTGTGACCAAAATTCCAAAGAACTGATTAAACTCTCTCCTGAGTTAAGTCAGTGGGGTTTTGCCTATGGTTGCGAAATTCTGGGCTCGTGCAACGGCCTAGTCTGTCTTGGATTACTCGCTGCATCTTGGCCGGTAAAAATTATCCTCTTGAATCCTTTGACACAAAAGCAATGGCAATTGCCACCTTTCAGCTTTTATTCTTTAGCAGAGTTTAAGACTTCTTATTATGAATTTGGTTTCGGTTATGATGAAGATTCTGATGACTACAAGTTGGTGGTGTTGACCGAGTGTAGGAGGCCGAGTTTCGAATTAATCTATGAATCATTCCATGAAATCATGGCATACAGCTTGAAATCAAATTCATGGAGAAAGATCAAGGATTCCCCGTTTCAGGCCTTAACTAATCCTCATCAACGAAATGGTGTTTTCGCTGGAAATGCTTTGCACTGGATTATGTTGGATAGGGCGTCCCATGCTCCCTTCATTGCTGCCTTTGATCTCTCAACTGAGCAATTCTTTGATCTCCCAATGCCTGAATATGAAGATTATAACATCGATAGAGGAATCACCTTAGGTAGCTTGGATGGTTGCCTCTCAACTGTTTTTCATATCAAGTTTGATCCATGTATCCAGGTTCACCTATGGGTGATGAAAGATTATGGTATTAAGGATTCTTGGACAAAATATAATGTGAGGTTGCCAATTTGGGGAAATTGGAATTTCGCAACCCCCGTGGCATGTTTGAATGATTCTAGTCAGCAAATTCTATTTCAAGTTGGCAAGAAGTTTCTCGTACAATACGATCTTGAGAAGATGTCAGCAGATTTTGCTCATTTTCTTGATGATCTAGATTATTGTCTGGTGGCATGTGTTTGCTTTGGCAGCCTTATCCAACCTTGCGGTGGTGGTGATGGAGATGGAGGAAATAATGGGACAAAAGCACAAAGTTCCAAAAATGATGGCGAAGACGACAACATTGACCTCAtcaattaa